The genomic window CCCGAGGAGATCACCCGCCCGGCGGCCGGGGTGGGCTACTCGCACGAGCTCGCCGAGGTCACCCGCTGCCTGCAGGAGGGCCGCACGGAGAGCGCGGTCATGCCGCTGGCCGACACCCTCGCCGTCCAGGACGTCCTCGGGCAGGCGGCCGCGCAGCTCGGCGTGCACCACCGGGAGGACCCGCACGTCCTCGGCTGATCAGGCCGCCGCCCAGGCCGCACCGGTCGCCTCCTCCGGCGTGGGCACCCGGGTGGGCGTGCGGCCGGCCCGCCGCACCGCGCCGGCCAGGGCGACGGCGTCGACCACCGCCGCACCGCCGGGGTCGTTGTTGAGGTAGACGAACACGTCCTCGTCGTCGGCGTACGCGGCCGCCATCCGCTGCGCCCACTCCTCCAGCGCGGCCGGCGGGTAGCCCCAGCCCTCGGCGCCGGTGTGCAGCCGCAGGTAACCCCAGCCGGTGGTGCGCCACAGCGGCGTCACCGGCCGCTCGGCGCGGTCGGCCCAGCACAGCGCGGCGCCGTAGCGCTCGAGCAGCGCCCGCACCTCGTCGGTCTCCCAGGTCGCGTGCCGCGGCTCGACGGCCACCCGCAGGCCCGGCGGGAAGCAGGCGAGGCAGTCGCGCAGCAGCCCGGCGTCGGCCTTGAGCGTGGGCGGCAGCTGCAGCAGGACGACGTCGAGCCGGTCGCCGAGCCCCTCCGCGTGCTGCACCAGCCGGGCCACCGGCTCCTCGGGCTCGCGCAACCGCTTGACGTGGGTGAGGAACCGGCTGGCCTTGACCGCCCAGCGGTAGTCGGGCGGAGTCCGCTCCCGCCACGCGGCGAAGGTGTCCCGCTCGGGGAGCCGGTAGAAGGCGGCGTTGCTCTCGACGGTGGCGAAGTGCTGCGCGTGGTGCTCCAGCCACAGCCGCTGGGGCATGCGCTGGGGGTAGAAGCGGCCGCGCCAGTCGCGGTACTGCCACCCCGACGTCCCGATCACCACGGCCACGCCAGCGGCCTACCCTGCGCCGTCGGGGCCGACGCCCGCCGAGATCGGCGGTCTCGTACGCCTGCGGAGCCGTACGCGTACGAGACCGCCGATCTCGGCACGGACACCGCCCGCGAACGCCGACAGGGGCGGCCCCGCGGATGCGGGACCGCCCCTGCCGGGCAGTGCGTGGTGCTACGGGGTGGCGGGACTCAGAAGTCCATGCCGCCCATGCCGCCGTCGCCACCGGGCATGGCCGGGGCGGCCTTCTCCGGCTTGTCGGCGATGACGGCCTCGGTGGTGAGGAAGAGCGCCGCGATGGAGGCGGCGTTCTGCAGCGCCGAGCGGGTGACCTTGGCCGGGTCGATGATGCCGGCCGCGACCAGGTCCACGTACTCGCCGGAGGCGGCGTTGAGACCGAAGCCCACCTCGGAGTTGCGGACCTTCTCCGCCACGACGCCGCCCTCGAGGCCGGCGTTGACGGCGATCTGCTTCAGCGGCGCCTCGAGCGCGACGCGCACGATGTTGGCACCGGTCGCCTCGTCACCCTCGAGCTCGAGCTTGTCGAACGCGACGGCGGTGGCCTGCGCGAGGGCGACGCCACCACCGGCGACGATGCCCTCCTCGACGGCGGCCTTGGCGTTGCGCACCGCGTCCTCGATGCGGTGCTTGCGCTCCTTGAGCTCGACCTCGGTCGCGGCGCCGGCCTTGATGACGGCGACGCCACCGGCCAGCTTGGCCAGGCGCTCCTGCAGCTTCTCGCGGTCGTAGTCGGAGTCCGACTTCTCGATCTCGGCGCGGATCTGGTTCACCCGGCCGGAGATCTGGTCGCTGTCGCCGGCGCCCTCGACGATCGTCGTCTCGTCCTTGGTGACGACGACCTTGCGGGCGCGGCCCAGCAGGGAGACGTCGGCGGTGTCGAGCTTGAGGCCGACCTCCTCGCTGATGACCTGGCCACCGGTGAGGATGGCGATGTCGGTCAGCATGGCCTTGCGGCGGTCCCCGAAGCCGGGGGCCTTGACGGCCAGCGACTTGAAGGTGCCGCGGATCTTGTTCACGACCAGGGTCGCCAGGGCCTCGCCCTCGACGTCCTCGGCGATGATGGCCAGCGGCTTGCCCGACTGCATGACCTTCTCCAGCAGCGGGAGCAGGTCCTTGACCGAGCTGATCTTCGAGTTGACGACGAGCACGTACGGGTCGTCGAGGACGGCCTCCATGCGCTCGGCGTCGGTGACGAAGTAGGGCGAGATGTAGCCCTTGTCGAAGCGCATGCCCTCGGTGAGCTCGAGCTCGAGGCCGAAGGTGTTGCTCTCCTCGACGGTGATGACGCCTTCCTTGCCGACCTTGTCCATCGCCTCGGCGATGAGCTCGCCGATGGCCGGGTCGGCGGCGGAGATCGACGCGGTGGCGGCGATCTGCTCCTTGGTCTCGACGTCCTTGGCGGTCGAGAGGAGGTACTCGGTGACCGAGGCGACGGCCTTCTCGATGCCCTTCTTCAGGGCCATCGGGTTGGCGCCGGCGGCGACGTTGCGCAGGCCCTCGCGCACGAGCGCCTGGGCCAGCACGGTGGCGGTGGTGGTGCCGTCACCCGCGACGTCGTCGGTCTTCTTCGCGACCTCCTTGACCAGCTCGGCGCCGATCTTCTCCCAGGGGTCCTCGAGCTCGATCTCCTTGGCGATGCTCACACCGTCGTTGGTGATGGTGGGAGCGCCCCACTTCTTCTCGAGGACGACGTTGCGGCCCTTGGGGCCGAGCGTCACCTTGACGGCGTCGGCGAGGGTGTTCATGCCCCGCTCGAGGCCGCGGCGCGCCTCTTCCTCGAAGGCGATCATCTTGGCCATGTGGTGATGTCCTCCATGCATGGATCGCTGCACGGCCGGGACCGGCGCCCGCGACGGACGACACCGGCGCGGCGGGCTCCCTTGTGGCCCGCGCTCCAGTGCCTCACCGTTCCGACCTGGTTGGCACTCGGCACTGTCGAGTGCCAGTCCGAAGTCTGGCACTCGCCCCTGCCGAGTGCAAGAACGGGGGGTGGCGCGGGGGTGTTCCCCGCCCGGGGTCAGTCCGCCGGGCGGACCGGCTCCCAGCTGCCCGTCGCCGGGTCGAGGCGCTCGACGAGGAGCTGACCGCCCGGCCGCGAGAGCCAGAGCCGGGTGTGCCCGTCGTCGTACTTCAGGTCCCCGGCAGGCCCCCGAGCCAGCGTGGGTGCGTCCTCCAGGGGGGTGATGCTCCAGCGCGGCACCGGTGCTCCTCTCGTCACGGCCTGGCACGACCGAGGCCCGGCCCCGTCGGGGGACCGGGCCTCGGTGCGGAGGAACGGAGACTCGGGCGCTCGGCCCGATGCCCGCCTTCGCGAGCTCAGGCGACGCGGACGCCGTCGGCCTGCGGGCCCTTCTCGCCCTGGACGACCTCGAAGACGACCCGCTGGCCCTCGTCGAGGCTCTTGTAGCCGTCCATCTGGATGGCCGAGTAGTGGACGAAGACGTCCTGGCCGCCGTCGACGGCGATGAAGCCGAAGCCCTTCTCGGCGTTGAACCACTTCACGGTGCCCTGTGCCACGTGTGCTCCCACGGTGCGTGCGTGCGGACGGCCCCCGTGATCCGGGGACCGGGGTACAGCTCTTCCGCCCGTCGGACACGTGCGTGGAACTGACGACCGCGCGAGAACGTACAGCAGGGACGCCGCCGTGGGGAGATCCTCGCCACACGACTCGGGGACGACGGGCCGAGGATGTCACCCGCCGGATCGACGTCCCGACCCCACGCCCCCGCGCCGGGGTCTCAGCCGATGAGGCCGGCCTCCCGGACCGACCGCAGCGACGGCTCCACCCGGTGGGTCGGGCCGACGACCGGCTCGAGCGGGTCGAGGGTCTTGAGGCCCTCGCCGGTGTTGAGGACGACCGTCTCCTTCGTGGGGTCCAGCCGGCCGTCCTCGACGAGCTGCCGCAGCACGGCCACCGTCACCCCGCCGGCGGTCTCGGCGAAGACGCCGGTGGTGCGGGCGAGGTCGCGGATGCCCTGCACGATGGCCTCGTCGCCGACCCGGCCGACGGCGCCGCCGGTGCGGCGGATGGCGTCCAGCGCGTAGGGGCCGTCGGCGGGGTTGCCGATGTTGAGCGACTTGGCGATGCCGGTCGGCTTGACCGGCCTGACGACGTCCCAGCCGTTGTCGAAGGCGGTGGCGATGGGGTCGCAGCCGGCCGACTGGGCGCCGAACACCCGCCACTCCGTGTCCTCGACCATCCCGGCGGCGGCCAGCTCACGCCACGCCTTGTCCACCTTGGTGAGCAGCGAGCCCGACGCCATGGGGATGACCACCTGGGCCGGGATCCGCCAGCCGAGCTGCTCGGCGATCTCGTAGCCCATCGTCTTGGAGCCCTCGGCGTAGTAGGGCCGCACGTTCTGGTTGACGAAGGCGGTGTCCTCGAACTCGTCGGTCTCGGCGAGCTCGCTGGTCAGCCGGTTGACGTCGTCGTAGGAGCCGTCGACGGCGACCAGCGTCTGGCCGTAGACCGCCGACTGCACGACCTTGCCCGGCTCGAGGTCGGCCGGGATGAAGACGAAGGACGGGATGCCGACGCGAGCGGCGTGCGCGGCGACGGAGTTGGCCAGGTTGCCGGTGGAGGCCGCGGCGATCTTGCGGTAGCCCAGCCCCCTGGCCGCGGTGGCGGCGAGGCTGACCACGCGGTCCTTGAACGAGTGCGTGGGGTTGGCCGAGTCGTCCTTGACCCACAGGCCGCCGGTGATGCCGAGCTCGGCGGCCAGCCGGTCGGCGCGCACCAGCGGCGTCATGCCCGGGTCGAGGGAGACGCGGTCGGCGGGGTCCTGGCCCACCGGCAGCAGCGCGGCGTAGCGCCAGATGTTCTGCGGGCCTGCCTCGATCTGCTCGCGGGTGACCGCGCGCATGCGCTCGGGGTCGTAGTCGACCTCCAGCGGGCCGAAGCACTGCGCGCAGGCGTGCTCGGCGATCAGGCCGAAGGTGGCGCCGCAGTTGCGACAGACGAGGCCGCGGGCGGGGCTCGGCGGAACGGGGCCGCCGGCGGACGAGTCGGCCTGCAGAGAACCGGGAGCGGTCAGGGTCATGCGACGACTACCTCCTCATCTTCCCCGCGTCGGGCCGTCGAGCCGCGCGGGACGGAATTGGCACCTCTCGCCGCTCGCGCGAGCGCGGTTGCCGGGGCTTCACCGGGCCGTGTCCCTCTGCCCCTCTGGATGAGTGGAACGGGCCCGACTCTACCCGGCTGCCCGGGCCGCCCCGGGCTCCGGCCATGCTGGCGCCCGTGGCAGCGCGCATCGTCTACACCGACCTCGACGGCACGATGGTCGGCCCGCGGGGGTCGTTCTGGCACACCGCCGACGGCTCCCCCACCGCCGAGCCGGCCGCGGCCCTGCTCGAGCTGCACACCGCGGGCGTCGCCCTGGTGATCGTCAGCGGGCGCACGGCCGACCAGGTCACCGAGGCGGGCCGGATCTTCGCCGCCGACGGCGCGATCGCCGAGCTCGGCTCGCTGGTGACGTGGAAGGGCGGCCGGGCGCGGCACGGGCTGACCGGCGAGCTGCCGGCCGAGTACACCGGGCGCACGCCGATGGACGTGATGGCCGAGCTGGGCGTCGTCGAGGCGCTGACCGCCGCCAACGCCGGCCGGCTGGAGTGGCACGCGCCGTGGCACACCACCCACTCCGGCGACGCGCTGCTGCGCGGCTTCGTCGACCCGCTCGCCGTCGACGCGTGGCTGGCGGAGCGCGGCCTGGGCTGGCTGACGCTCAAGGACAACGGCGCGATCCCCGCCTCGGCCCGGCTGGACCTGGCACCGGAGGGGCAGCTGGCGCGGGTCTACCACCTCATGCCGCGCGGCATCACCAAGGGCGCGGCGATCGCCTGGGACCTCGAGCGGCGCGGCCTCGACCCCGCCGACGCCGTCGCGATCGGCGACAGCGCCAGCGACCTGGAGATGGCACCCGCCGTCGGCCGGCTGTGGATCACCGCCAACGGCGCCGAGGTCGAGGGCATGGCCGGGCTGCTGGCCGCCGTCCCCAACGTGTCGGTGACCGACGAGCCGATGGGCGTCGGCTGGGCCCAGGCCGTGCGCGCGAGCCTCAGGACGTGACGTCGCGCCGGGCGAAGTGGCGGAAGCCCAGCGCGGTGAAGACCGCGGCGTAGACCAGCGACTGGACGACGCCGCGGAACAGGTCGGAGGAGTCGACCGGCGTCTGCAGCAGGTCGGTCCAGGCGAACTCCTCCGCGGTGGGGAACCAGTCGCGCAGGGACCCCAGCTGCTCGACCTGGTCCAGGATCGCGAAGACGACCATCGAGAAGACGGCGCCGCCCACGGCGGCCAGCGGCGCGTCGGTGACCGTGGACAGCCAGAACGCCAGCGTGCCGACGACGAGCAGGTGGACGGCGAGGTAGCCGAGCATCCCCGCGAGCCGCAGCAGCCCCTCGCCCTGCGAGAGCGTGACCCCGATCGGCGTCCGGATGTCGTCGAAGCCGAAGGCGATGCCGCCGGCCACCACCGCCACGACGGCGAGGGTGAGCAGCGCGCCGACCGACTGGACCAGCGCCGCGAGCCACTTCTGCCGCAGCAGCCGCATCCGGGGCACCGGCGTCGCCAGCGTGTAGCGCAGCGAGCCCCACGCCGCCTCGCTGGCCACGGTGTCGCCGAAGAACAGCGCGTAGACCACGACGAGGAAGAACGTCGTCGTCGCGAACAGGACGAACAGGGTGAAGTTCAGTCCGCTGGCGGTGGCGACGTCGACCAGGTTGATCCGGCTGTTGGTCTGTGCCTCCTCGCTCGCGCCCAGCTGCAGGGCGGCGATGAGGATCAGCGGCAGGGCGACCATCGCGGCGAAGACGCCGATCGTGCGGCGCCGTTTGAACTGCCGGCGCAGCTCGACCGACAGGCGCAGCGTGCGCTCGGGTCGGTACCCGGCGACGGCGCCGGTCGGCTGGACGTGTCCGGTAGCGGTCACGACTCCCCCACCAGGGCCAGGAACGCGTCCTCCAGGCGGCGGCGCGGTGTGAACTGGTCGACGGCGATCCCCGCGGCCACCAGCGCCTGCAGCGCCTCGGCGCGCGAGGTCCGCGCGCCGAGGTCGGCGACCAGCCCGTCGTCGGTGTGCTCGACGGTGACGCCGGGCAGCCCGGTCAGCACGGCCGCCGCGCGGTCGGTGTCGGCGGCGGTGGCTCCGGGGGCCAGGCCGACCAGCACCGCACCCCCGGCGCCCACGATCTCGTCGACCGTCCCCTGCGCGATCTTCTGCCCCCGGGCCATGACGACGACGTGGCTGCAGGTCTGCTCGATCTCGCTGAGCAGGTGGCTGGAGACGATGACCGTGCGGCCGGTGGCGGCGTAGGACCGCAGCACCTCGCGCATGGCGTGGATCTGCGGCGGGTCGAGCCCGTTGGTCGGCTCGTCGAGGACCAGCAGGTCGGGCAGGCCGAGCATGGCCTGGGCGATCGCCACCCGCTGGCGCATGCCCTGGCTGTAGCGGCGCACCGGGCGGTCGAGGGCGGCACCGAGGCCGGCGACCTCGATCGCCTCCTCCATGTGCGCGTCCTCGGCCGGGCGGCCGGTCGCGGCCCAGTACAGGCGCAGGTTGTCGCGGCCGGACAGGTGCGGCTGCAGGCCCGTGCCCTCGACGAACGAGCCCAGCCGGGAGAGCACCGGTGCGCCGGGCCGGACCTCGTGGCCGAACACGGTGATCCGCCCGGAGTTCGGCTCGATGAGGCCCATGAGCATCCGCAGGGAGGTCGTCTTGCCCGCCCCGTTGGGGCCGAGCAGGCCGAGCACCTGGCCGCGGCGGACCTCGAAGGACAGGTCGCGGACGGCGACGAAGCCGTCCTTGTAGGCCTTGGTGATGCCCTCGAAGCGCAGCGGCACGTCCTCGCCGTCGGGCTCGACGGCCGAGGTGACGCGGCGCCGGCGGCGGCCCCACAGCACCGCCGCGAGCCAGCCGAGCAGGCCGAGGACGACGACGGCGCCGAGCAGCCACCACCAGCGGGACGTGCCGCCGGTGGCCTGGGTCTGCCCCTCGACGGTGGGCACCGCCAGCGCGGTGCCCCCGTCGCCGGACCCGGCCAGGGCCACGGAGTAGACGGTCGCCTCCGCGGGCAGCGCGAAGGACTGGTCGGTCGAGGAGACGACGACGCGCATCGTGTGGCCGGCCTCGAAGCGGTGCACGATCGCCGGCAGCGTGACCGCGACCTCGGTGGGCGCGGCCGGGTCCGCCGACAAGCCGGTCAGCGACAGCGGGGCGACCAGGCCGCCGGGCAGCGTCCGCGCGCCGTCGGGGCCGACGTCGTAGAGCTTGGCGAACAGCGTGGCGCTGCCCGAGGGCGAGGCGACGGCGAGCGGGACGGTGGGGCCCCGACCACCTCGACGGCGGCGTCGAGCGGCTCGCTGGAGAAGGCGGCGAACTGGCCGGGGATCTCCACGGTGCTGCCACCGAGCGCCGAGGCCAGCGCGCCGAGGCCCGGGACGGTGGTGATCGCGGCCGGGGTGCCGCCGGCGGGGGTGACCACCGGCTGGACCCGGCCGGCCAGTGCCACGCTCTCCCGCTGCACCGGCCGGTCGCCGTCGAGGCCGGGGTAGGCGTCGGCGAGCACGCTCTGGGTGCCGCCCTGCACGCTGCCCAGCCCGCTGCCCAGACCCGTGGGCGCGGGGTACTCGAAGCCGGTGCCGGGGTCCTCGCCGCGGGCGGCGTCGTCCTCGTCGCGCAGGTGCCAGTCGAACCAGCCGGCGACCAGGTCGCGCAGCTCGGCGGTCTCCCGCTCGGAGGCCTGCGAGTCGTGGCCCCCGGCGTACCAGACGACCTTGACGTCGGTGCCGTTCGCGGCGATGCCGCGGGCGTTGGCGTCGGCCTGGCCGAGGCCGAACAGCGAGTCCTCGGTGCCCTGGACGAGCAGGGTGGGGGCGGTGATCCGGTCGAGCACCGCCGCCGGGCTGCTGCGGTCGAGCACCGCGGCCACCTCGGGCGTGAGCGTGCCGGAGGCCGCGGCGGACTGGTAGGCGGCGCAGATGTCGGCGCGGAACCGGCCGCAGGTCAGGGCCTGCTCGACCGTGGCCGGGTCCACCGACGCGGGGTCGACGGGCAGGGCGGGCGCGGCGTTCCCGGACGCGGGGGCCGCCCCGCCGGAGCCGCTGGCGGAACCGCTGCCGGGACCGCTGCCGGGATCGTCGCCGTCCTCGCCGTCCTCGGCCTCCGCCGCTCCCCCGCCGCCGCCGAGCGCGTCGAGCAGGCCGCCGGTCGGCACGGAGCCGACGCCGAAGAACAGCCCCGCCCACAGCCGCTTGTAGACGCCGCTGTCGGCGTCCTGCGGCGTCGCGGCGGGCGTGGCGTCGTCGGCGGTGCCGGTCTGGGAGGGGAAGAGCGCGGCGGTCAGCGAGTTCCAGGTGATCTGCGGCGCGATCGCGTCGACCCGGTCGTCGTAGGCGGCGGCCAGCAGCGACAGCGCCCCGCCGTAGGAGGCGCCGGCCACGCCCACGCGCGGGTCGCCGTCGTCGTCGAGGAGGACGTCGTCGCGCTCGGCCAGCACGTCGAGCAGCGTGGAGAGGTCGGCGACCTCGTACCGCGGGTCGTCCAGGCCGATCTGGCCGGTGCTCGACCCGAAGCCGCGCGCGGAGTACGTGAGGACGACGAAGCCGCGGCCGGCCAGGTCCCGCGCGTCGTCGGCGACCGACTGCTTGCTGCCGCCGAAGCCGTGCGCCAGCACCACCGCCGGCGCGGGGTCGTCGGCCGTGGCCGAGGCGGGGAGGTAGAGCGTGGTGTCGAGCTCGACGGCGTCGGCACCGGAGCCGGAGGGGACCCGTGCCTCCTCGGTGCCCACGTCCTCGGCCGCGCCGGCCGTCGCCGGGACGGCACCGACGAGGGTGCCGGTGAACAGGAGGGCGAGCAGGGCGCCGAGCGCCGCGCGGGCGCCGGAGCGCGGGCGAGGTGTCACGGGCCCGCGGACGGGACGCACGCTGCGGCCAACGGACGGTGTCGCGCCGGTGTTCCGGGACCGTCCCGTCGGCGCGTCGCCGGCAGCGGTCAGGGCTGCAGCTCGCCGGTGACGACGACGACCAGGCCGGGGTCGGGCACGCCCGGCACGTCGAAGAAGCGCGCCGCCGGCCCGGTGGTGATGCCCGGGAAGGCGTCCATGAGCTGCAGGGCCGAGAGGCGCTGCTCCTCGTTCCCCGCGTCGAAGTAGACGGTCGTCGAGGCGACGTCGCCGCCCTCGTAGGCGCCGACACCCGCCGAGCTCCAGCCCTGGGCGTCGAAGGCGGCGGCCACCTCGGCGGCGAGCCCGCTGGTGGGCGTGGCGTTGAGCACGGTCACCGGCACGCGGACGGGGGTGCCGGGCGCCTCCTCGACCGGGGGCAGCGGCTCGGCCGACAGCGGGGGCAGCGGCGCGGTCGAGGGAGCGACCGACGCCGGCGCCGACGTCTGCGTCCCCGGGGCCGTCGAGCCGGTCTCCCGCGCCGCCGGTGAGGCGAAGCTGTAGACGCCGAGCACGACCAGGGCGACCACGACGACGGCGAGCAGCGCCAGGCCCCGGCGGCGGCGCGGCGGCGCGTCCTCCCCGTCGGCGGCCCGCAGCGCGGCGCGGGAGACCCCGGCCCGGCGCGCGGCCTTGCGGCGCTCGACCTCCATCGCCTGGCGCTCGGCCTCGCGTGCGGCGCGCTCGGCGCGCATCGCGGCCCGGTTGCCCACGACGCCGGTGGCGCCGGTGTCGACGTCGGGCCCGGCCTCGCGGTCGTCGCGGTCGTCCTGCGTCCGGCTCCGCGACGACAGCGCGCGGTCGGGGATCGCCTCGGTCAGCGGCGCGGCGACCACCCCGCGGACCGGCTCCCGGTCGGGGATGGCCTCGGTGGGCGGGGCGGCCGGAGCGCGGGAGGCCCCGCGGTCACGGACCACCTCGCGGTCGGGGATGGCCTCGGTGGGCGGGGCGGCCGGCGGCGCGGGAGCGGCCTCCGGCGTCCTCGCCCGGTTCCGGGCCGGCGGGCGGGCCGGCTGGTCCCACGGGTCCAGCGGCGGGGCGGCCGGCTCGGCGCTGTCGGCCTGCGGCGTGGGGACCGCCTGGAACGGGGCGACCGTCGTCGCGGGGGCGGCCGGCCGGGCCGGCGGCTGCGGAGCCGGTGGCTGGGGCGCGGGCCGCGCGACGACCGGCGAGTGCGCGGTCGGCGGCTCCGCGGGAGCGGGACGCCGGACGGAGAACCGGCCCGCGGGAGCCCGGACGGTCGCGGGCTTCACGACCGGCGGCGGGGCGACGGGCGGCGCGGCGGGTGCCGGGGCGGCGGGCGTCCGGGGCGCGCGGCGCGGCGGGGCGGGGCCTGCCGCGTGGCGCCGCCGGCAGCCACCGCCGAGGGGACGCGCGGGCGGAGCGGCGCCGCGGGCTCCGCGGACCGCGACGGGACGGCCGGGGCCTCGGGCAGCGGGGCGCGCGACCGGGCCGGCGGGCGCTCGGGCTCGGCCGGGCGGGCGGGCGCCGCCGGGCGGCCCGTGAGCCGGCGGCGTCCCGTGTCGTCACCGAGCAGCGCGTCGCGGCGGCGGTCGGCGCGGCTGCGGCCGGGACCGGGCGTGGTCGGGTGGTCGCTCAGCCCGGGTACGGGACCCGCGGCAGCGCGACCGGCGTTGGGGTGGGGCGCCGTCGGGAGGTCGGGCGCGGCAGCGGCGGGCGGCTGGTCGGTCCGGCGGCGACCGCCGGCCACCGGGGCTGACGGCCGGTCCGGTTGGTCACCACCTGGCGCCGCATGCCTGCCCACGGTGACCAAATCTAGAGGGCGGAGGAGTCCTTGCCCAGCAGGTGAGGCGAACGCCGCTGGCGTCGGGCGCTGCGCAGGCGGCGCAGACGGCGCACCAGGAGGGGGTCGGCCGCGAGGGCCGCCGGGCGGTCCACCAGCGCGTTCAGCACCTGGTAGTAGCGGGTCGGCGGCACGCCGAACTGCTCGCGGATGGCCGTCTCCTTGGCGCCGGCGTGGCGCCACCACTGCCGCTCGAAGGCCAGCATCTCGTGCTCGCGCCGGGTCAGGCCCGCGGGCTGCGCGGGACCCTCACCGGACGCCGTGCCCCCGGGCGGGGAGACCGCGGGAGCAGGGTCGGGGGTCATGGTCGTGTCCGTTCGATCGGGGGGAAGCCGTCACCCGGAACGGTAGGCCCCGGGGGTGACAGTCACAGCCCGAACGCGCGCGCGGACCCGGATCAGGCGGACCCGGATCAGACCGTGGCCGGCACCTGCTCGGCCGCCGTCCGCCGGTGCGCGGCGCGCGCCGCCCGCAGGCTGTCCACGGTGAACACCGCCAGCGCCGCCCAGA from Geodermatophilus normandii includes these protein-coding regions:
- a CDS encoding LytR C-terminal domain-containing protein — encoded protein: MKPATVRAPAGRFSVRRPAPAEPPTAHSPVVARPAPQPPAPQPPARPAAPATTVAPFQAVPTPQADSAEPAAPPLDPWDQPARPPARNRARTPEAAPAPPAAPPTEAIPDREVVRDRGASRAPAAPPTEAIPDREPVRGVVAAPLTEAIPDRALSSRSRTQDDRDDREAGPDVDTGATGVVGNRAAMRAERAAREAERQAMEVERRKAARRAGVSRAALRAADGEDAPPRRRRGLALLAVVVVALVVLGVYSFASPAARETGSTAPGTQTSAPASVAPSTAPLPPLSAEPLPPVEEAPGTPVRVPVTVLNATPTSGLAAEVAAAFDAQGWSSAGVGAYEGGDVASTTVYFDAGNEEQRLSALQLMDAFPGITTGPAARFFDVPGVPDPGLVVVVTGELQP
- a CDS encoding DUF3263 domain-containing protein, which encodes MTPDPAPAVSPPGGTASGEGPAQPAGLTRREHEMLAFERQWWRHAGAKETAIREQFGVPPTRYYQVLNALVDRPAALAADPLLVRRLRRLRSARRQRRSPHLLGKDSSAL